In a single window of the Solea senegalensis isolate Sse05_10M linkage group LG1, IFAPA_SoseM_1, whole genome shotgun sequence genome:
- the LOC122779183 gene encoding uncharacterized protein CXorf38 homolog isoform X1 gives MVSEELVARLNDGGYKNWLKAGRCLLILKGGLHPVTSKHMRAFHRDLLLHNPVLQTQCHTAACRPRGNKFSMACRVCTEWQTVILRHHRHPGASVNWDNCVPPQWRTDYWEVAKAYMPRGQGKVKGADQCDASALLNLINFCDCFHSVDTKYVREVIRYRNELMHSCELHVKDEWMKHYRMTLKRFIQQFSHVPQMERVGRDIDEMLTVDLSVCVSGLDKVDSIQFDAVHEGASSTDLIGQWEAELLREKLQELLHDDDDDDENMKARDSEPLKRLSGFLQANRDLGARFSAELQTINSLQDRK, from the exons ATGGTGAGTGAGGAGCTGGTGGCTCGTCTGAACGACGGTGGCTACAAAAACTGGCTGAAAGCTGGAAGATGTCTGCTCATCCTGAAGGGAGGTCTTCATCCTGTCACCAGCAAACACATGAGAGCTTTCCACAGAGATCTGCTCCTCCACAACCCTGTGCTGCAGACACAGTGTCACACTGCTGCATGTAGACCCAGAGGGAATAAG ttttccATGGCATGCAGGGTGTGCACTGAGTGGCAGACAGTCATCCTGAGACACCACAGACATCCAGGGGCTTCTGTCAACTGGGACAACTGTGTCCCTCCACAGTGGAGGACAGACTACTGGGAAGTGGCCAAg GCCTACATGCCTCGAGGTCAGGGGAAAGTGAAGGGAGCGGATCAGTGCGATGCTTCTGCTCTGCTCAATCTCATCAATTTCTGCGACTGTTTCCATTCTGTGGATACAAAATATGTgagagag gtGATCCGGTACAGGAATGAGTTAATGCATTCATGTGAGCTGCATGTgaaggatgaatggatgaaacaTTACCGGATGACTCTGAAACGCTTCATACAGCAATTCAGCCACGTGCCACAGATGGAAAGAGTTGGACGAGACATAGATGAG ATGCTGACAGTTGATTTGTCAGTGTGCGTCTCCGGCTTGGACAAAGTGGACTCAATACAGTTTGATGCTGTCCACGAAGGGGCGAGCAGCACTGACTTAATCGGCCAATGGGAAGCTGAGTTGCTACGAGAAAAGCTGCAGGAGTTGCTgcatgatgacgacgatgacgatgagAATATGAAGGCAAGG gaCTCTGAGCCGCTGAAGAGGCTGAGTGGTTTCTTGCAGGCCAACAGAGACTTGGGTGCAAGGTTTTCTGCAGAGCTTCAGACCATCAACTCCCTGcaggacagaaaataa
- the LOC122779183 gene encoding uncharacterized protein CXorf38 homolog isoform X2 → MVSEELVARLNDGGYKNWLKAGRCLLILKGGLHPVTSKHMRAFHRDLLLHNPVLQTQCHTAACRPRGNKFSMACRVCTEWQTVILRHHRHPGASVNWDNCVPPQWRTDYWEVAKAYMPRGQGKVKGADQCDASALLNLINFCDCFHSVDTKYVREVIRYRNELMHSCELHVKDEWMKHYRMTLKRFIQQFSHVPQMERVGRDIDEMLTVDLSVCVSGLDKVDSIQFDAVHEGASSTDLIGQWEAELLREKLQELLHDDDDDDENMKDSEPLKRLSGFLQANRDLGARFSAELQTINSLQDRK, encoded by the exons ATGGTGAGTGAGGAGCTGGTGGCTCGTCTGAACGACGGTGGCTACAAAAACTGGCTGAAAGCTGGAAGATGTCTGCTCATCCTGAAGGGAGGTCTTCATCCTGTCACCAGCAAACACATGAGAGCTTTCCACAGAGATCTGCTCCTCCACAACCCTGTGCTGCAGACACAGTGTCACACTGCTGCATGTAGACCCAGAGGGAATAAG ttttccATGGCATGCAGGGTGTGCACTGAGTGGCAGACAGTCATCCTGAGACACCACAGACATCCAGGGGCTTCTGTCAACTGGGACAACTGTGTCCCTCCACAGTGGAGGACAGACTACTGGGAAGTGGCCAAg GCCTACATGCCTCGAGGTCAGGGGAAAGTGAAGGGAGCGGATCAGTGCGATGCTTCTGCTCTGCTCAATCTCATCAATTTCTGCGACTGTTTCCATTCTGTGGATACAAAATATGTgagagag gtGATCCGGTACAGGAATGAGTTAATGCATTCATGTGAGCTGCATGTgaaggatgaatggatgaaacaTTACCGGATGACTCTGAAACGCTTCATACAGCAATTCAGCCACGTGCCACAGATGGAAAGAGTTGGACGAGACATAGATGAG ATGCTGACAGTTGATTTGTCAGTGTGCGTCTCCGGCTTGGACAAAGTGGACTCAATACAGTTTGATGCTGTCCACGAAGGGGCGAGCAGCACTGACTTAATCGGCCAATGGGAAGCTGAGTTGCTACGAGAAAAGCTGCAGGAGTTGCTgcatgatgacgacgatgacgatgagAATATGAAG gaCTCTGAGCCGCTGAAGAGGCTGAGTGGTTTCTTGCAGGCCAACAGAGACTTGGGTGCAAGGTTTTCTGCAGAGCTTCAGACCATCAACTCCCTGcaggacagaaaataa